From a single Solenopsis invicta isolate M01_SB chromosome 6, UNIL_Sinv_3.0, whole genome shotgun sequence genomic region:
- the LOC105207435 gene encoding translin encodes MEDTMSSVITEMFNSFQDSLNNEQEVREQIRVIVKNIEKSSRDILMTLQNIHTVQHTMEENIIVSKYCSKAREIFGDIRTQYASLAEVVPSNQYYRYHDQWRFVTQRLCFLVALVIYFEIKLLVDKKTVADILGVKNNREDGFHLDLEDFLLGLLQLSAELSRFAVNSVTNGHYYWPMEIATFVNELNAGFRLLNLKNDILRKRFDALKYDVKKIEEVVYDLCIRGLIPSSRPIEETPTEETPTE; translated from the exons ATGGAAGACACCATGTCCTCTGTGATTACGGAGATGTTCAACTCGTTTCAAGACTCTCTGAACAACGAGCAAGAAGTGCGCGAG CAAATTCGTGTCATTGTGAAGAATATTGAGAAAAGTTCCAGGGACATATTAAtgacattgcaaaatattcatACTGTACAACACACAATGGAGGAAAATATAA TTGTGTCGAAATATTGTTCAAAGGCAAGAGAAATATTTGGCGACATAAGGACACAATATGCAAGTCTGGCTGAAGTGGTACCAAGCAATCAGTATTACCGTTATCACGACCAATGGCGTTTTGTTACTCAGAGGCTGTGCTTTCTAGTTGCTCTAGTaatatatttcgaaattaaaCTTTTAGTCGACAAAAAGACTGTTGCGGACATATTAGGAg tgaaaaataacCGTGAGGATGGCTTCCATCTAGATCTGGAGGATTTTCTGTTGGGATTACTACAGCTATCCGCCGAATTG agcCGTTTCGCTGTAAACAGTGTCACGAATGGTCATTACTACTGGCCAATGGAAATCGCGACATTTGTTAATGAACTGAATGCAGGGTTTCggctattaaatttaaagaatgacATACTGAGAAAACGGTTTGATGCTCTCAAATACGACGTGAAGAAGATCGAAGAGGTAGTGTACGACTTATGTATTCGCGGTTTAATACCGTCTTCCCGGCCTATTGAAGAAACGCCTACTGAAGAAACGCCCACCGAATAG
- the LOC105207436 gene encoding glyoxylate/hydroxypyruvate reductase A — MTQAVAVLSVIPRLAYHLRSRLPNLRISDVAPGQADTLAKLNAVEILVADCDLLIPYAKELTSVKWIQTTWAGLDKLIPYVQNTPKDYILTRFSDESFGLAMSEYVIAQIVNYERDQRQQYENQKLAEWKQEGRLIDHRHIHDLTIGILGVGTIGKSVAEKLKLFGATIWGMTRSIPKKKLPYLDEHRTMDSLSDILENCDYVINVLPATRDTIGLLNGNVLEHCKGRNTVFMNVGRGSVIREADLINALEQKWISAAILDVCEKEPLPKESKLWSLPQVTVSPHISAVTISQDVAKLFAENYARYVNGKNMINVFDFNAGY, encoded by the exons ATGACGCAGGCCGTCGCCGTCTTGTCTGTGATTCCTAGGTTAGCTTACCACCTGCGCTCGCGGCTGCCGAATCTGCGCATTTCGGACGTGGCGCCAG gaCAAGCAGATACTTTGGCTAAGCTTAACGCAGTAGAAATATTAGTGGCTGATTGCGATTTATTGATACCTTACGCAAAGGAGTTGACATCGGTCAAGTGGATACAGACGACATGGGCCGGCTTAGACAAACTCATTCCATATGTGCAGAACACGCCAAAAGATTACATACTAACTCGTTTCTCAGACGAATCATTCGGTCTGGCCATGTCCGAATACGTGATAGCACAAATCGTCAATTATGAACGTGATCAGAGACAACAGTACGAAAATCAAAAGCTCGCCGAGTGGAAGCAAGAAGGCAGATTAATAGATCACAGACACATACATGATTTAACCATAGGTATCTtaggggtaggaacgataggAAAATCGG tggcggaaaagttaaaattatttggcGCAACTATCTGGGGAATGACACGTAGCattccgaaaaaaaaattaccataCCTTGATGAACACAGAACCATGGACAGTTTATCGGACATCCTAGAAAATTGCGACTACGTCATTAACGTGTTACCCGCTACTCGGGACACAATAGGACTTTTAAATGGCAATGTGTTGGAACATTGTAAAGGCAGGAATACAGTTTTCATGAACGTAGGACGTGGCTCCGTTATTAGAGAAGCGGACTTGATAAACGCTCTTGAGCAGAAGTGGATTTCAGCTGCTATTCTGGATGTGTGTGAAAAAGAACCGTTGCCAAAGGAAAGCAAGCTATGGAGTCTTCCACAA GTAACGGTCTCACCACACATCTCGGCTGTGACAATCTCTCAAGATGTTGCGAAACTATTCGCTGAAAATTATGCTAGATACGTAAAcgggaaaaatatgataaatgtaTTTGATTTTAATGCAGGCTATTAA